In Methylacidiphilum infernorum V4, a single window of DNA contains:
- the kdpA gene encoding potassium-transporting ATPase subunit KdpA gives MNTSPGIELGLFIALLAVLNIPLGTHLYKVLDKEGKTVFDPILKPLENLTYKLCSIDRSKEQSWIEYAVGLLCFNFVGILVSYLILRLQSILPLNPEKIGPMAPHIAFNTAISFATNTNWQSYVPEKQVSYFAQMFGLAVPNFTSAATGIAAAAALVRGIVRTEMKTVGNCWVDLIRIHYYLLLPLSLFIAIILLSQGVPQNFNAYVSYIPLELKSSLANLPVKLPQGPIASQEAIKLLGTNGGGFLNANSAHPYENPTPLSNFVEMLSIFLIPSALTYYFGLSCKKLGHGWSIWLTMTFCFLILTLSCFIFEQAGNPLFSSLGIKNQLNMEGKEMRFGIFDSSFFASVTTLASCGAVNSLHDSFQPLAGMIPLFNMGLGELIFGGVGSGLYGILLFVILSVFLFGLMIGRTPGYLGKRIGSYEIKMAVLALMIQYVLILGLSALALNSSWGTAALGNKGPHGLTEVLYAFTSTTENNGSAFGGLNATSKPFALLLGVAMFLGRYFVLIPILAIAGSLANQKRYASQTVFPTGGWLFIFVLGATIFLLAALNFFPALTVGPILEHFMIGMGKSF, from the coding sequence ATGAATACTTCTCCAGGGATAGAACTTGGATTGTTCATCGCCTTGCTTGCGGTATTAAACATACCTCTTGGAACTCACCTTTATAAAGTTCTCGATAAAGAGGGCAAAACGGTTTTCGATCCAATCTTAAAACCCTTGGAAAACTTGACTTACAAGCTCTGTTCCATCGACAGATCAAAAGAGCAAAGTTGGATTGAATATGCCGTTGGCCTTCTCTGCTTTAATTTTGTCGGCATTCTGGTGAGCTATCTTATTCTTAGATTACAGTCTATACTTCCCCTAAACCCCGAAAAAATCGGACCGATGGCTCCCCATATAGCCTTCAATACCGCTATCAGTTTTGCAACTAACACCAACTGGCAATCTTACGTCCCGGAAAAGCAAGTTTCTTACTTTGCCCAAATGTTTGGCCTTGCCGTGCCCAACTTCACTTCGGCTGCAACCGGGATTGCCGCCGCAGCCGCATTGGTAAGAGGCATTGTACGAACCGAGATGAAAACTGTAGGGAACTGCTGGGTGGATCTTATCCGGATCCACTATTATCTGCTCCTGCCCCTATCTCTTTTTATAGCGATCATTCTCCTTTCTCAAGGAGTTCCTCAAAATTTCAATGCCTATGTTTCCTATATTCCCCTTGAGCTAAAAAGTTCTTTGGCAAACTTACCCGTTAAACTTCCACAAGGACCTATCGCTTCCCAAGAAGCCATTAAGCTCCTTGGAACCAACGGGGGAGGATTCTTAAACGCCAATTCCGCTCACCCTTACGAAAATCCTACCCCGCTTTCTAATTTTGTAGAAATGCTTTCCATTTTCCTCATTCCCAGTGCGCTCACTTACTACTTTGGCCTGAGCTGCAAAAAACTGGGTCATGGGTGGTCTATCTGGCTGACAATGACCTTCTGTTTTCTCATCCTGACCCTAAGTTGCTTTATCTTTGAACAGGCGGGGAACCCCCTTTTTAGCAGCCTCGGTATTAAAAACCAGCTCAACATGGAAGGCAAAGAAATGCGTTTTGGAATATTCGATTCGAGCTTTTTTGCCTCCGTGACCACACTGGCTTCCTGCGGGGCCGTAAATTCCCTGCATGATTCCTTTCAACCCCTTGCAGGGATGATCCCTTTATTCAACATGGGGCTTGGAGAACTGATCTTCGGAGGAGTCGGTTCCGGTTTATACGGCATTCTTCTTTTTGTCATTCTCTCGGTATTTCTCTTTGGCCTTATGATCGGCCGCACACCGGGGTACTTGGGGAAAAGGATCGGAAGCTACGAGATCAAGATGGCGGTTTTGGCTCTTATGATCCAGTATGTCCTCATCCTTGGGTTATCCGCCTTGGCTTTGAATTCTTCGTGGGGGACTGCGGCACTGGGCAATAAAGGGCCTCATGGCCTGACCGAGGTCCTTTACGCCTTTACCTCAACCACGGAAAACAACGGAAGTGCTTTCGGAGGTTTGAATGCGACTTCAAAGCCCTTTGCCCTTCTCCTTGGTGTAGCCATGTTTTTGGGAAGATACTTTGTTCTTATTCCCATTCTTGCTATAGCCGGTTCCCTTGCCAACCAGAAACGCTACGCCAGTCAAACGGTTTTCCCTACAGGAGGGTGGCTGTTTATTTTCGTTCTTGGCGCAACGATTTTTCTTCTGGCTGCCCTCAACTTCTTTCCCGCCCTTACCGTTGGTCCTATTCTGGAACATTTTATGATCGGGATGGGGAAATCCTTTTAA
- the priA gene encoding replication restart helicase PriA: protein MAFIMEQGFFFPPPSSPDLHVARVLLDNKRDFLLDYCIPEELEKEIVLGSYVRVPLKKGFSRGIVVDILEKQKSERLKPILRLENQQLTVPPNILKLCRWIANYYCAPLLSALQAALPQSVRSAVKPKQDLLLSLAPDLDLLLFQNKHKRAKKEKEALAYLQKFHPVRLSELPQKTGIPRRTWNKLLEKGLLRAVLTEKKKASSPPIFPCYTPPQNLTEEQRKALDFIGQQLEDPKPKPILLFGVTGSGKTEVYLHAMARCLTQKKQVLFLVPEIALTPQLLERIHARFASSYTLGCWHSRISRGEKAHLWNQVLANQIDILIGTRSAIFAPFRSLGLIIVDEEHESSFKQEESPRYHGRDVAVMRGRLEGSLVLLGSATPSLESYYNALNAKYNLVELKKRVEERKLPLVSIIDLRKQKQRASKTETQKPLSNTEELISRELKEAIEKRLDKKEQVILYINHRGYSSSLQCSSCGYVLPCPNCSISLSYHKIPGVLNCHLCNYSSSFPSFCPVCKAGKFKFLGSGTEKVEESIRKLFPAARILRMDSDTIRKKGDLEQALRAFSQHDYDILVGTQMVAKGLDFPHVSLVGIVSIDSLLHLPDFRASEKSFQQLLQVSGRSGRGSIEGEVYIQTRTPYHPAIQFARHHDYLGFAEQELEFRKSLSYPPFYRAIMIRFVGNPEEKVKYLAQVLTREIKEKIEDDTTLVGTPSPAPIVKVKSQYHYQLFIRSLKVLEASQKLREILLDRKETLGITLRIDIDPQDLLK from the coding sequence ATGGCCTTTATCATGGAACAGGGATTTTTTTTTCCTCCTCCCTCCTCGCCCGATCTCCACGTGGCTCGAGTTTTATTGGACAACAAAAGGGACTTTTTGCTCGATTATTGTATCCCCGAAGAACTGGAAAAAGAGATTGTCCTTGGATCTTATGTTCGCGTCCCCTTAAAAAAGGGATTTAGTCGAGGAATAGTCGTTGATATCCTTGAAAAACAAAAATCCGAACGCCTTAAACCCATTCTGCGGCTTGAAAATCAGCAATTAACGGTTCCTCCAAACATACTTAAACTCTGCCGGTGGATAGCTAATTATTATTGCGCGCCACTTCTCTCCGCTCTACAAGCCGCACTTCCCCAGTCGGTAAGATCGGCTGTCAAACCCAAGCAAGATCTTTTGCTATCCCTGGCCCCCGACCTTGATCTCCTCCTTTTTCAAAACAAGCATAAAAGGGCAAAGAAAGAAAAGGAAGCCTTAGCTTATCTTCAAAAATTCCATCCTGTTCGACTCTCGGAGCTCCCTCAAAAGACAGGAATCCCCAGGAGAACCTGGAATAAACTTTTAGAAAAAGGACTGCTCAGGGCGGTTTTAACGGAGAAAAAAAAGGCCTCCTCCCCTCCCATTTTCCCATGTTATACTCCACCTCAAAACCTGACCGAAGAACAAAGAAAAGCCCTTGATTTCATTGGGCAACAACTAGAGGATCCCAAGCCAAAGCCCATTCTTCTTTTCGGAGTTACCGGCAGCGGCAAGACTGAAGTTTACCTGCATGCGATGGCAAGATGCTTGACTCAAAAAAAACAGGTCCTTTTCCTCGTTCCCGAAATCGCCCTGACTCCCCAGCTTCTAGAACGAATCCATGCCCGATTTGCCTCTAGCTATACTCTTGGCTGTTGGCACAGTCGAATTTCTCGTGGAGAAAAGGCCCACCTTTGGAATCAAGTTCTTGCTAATCAAATCGATATTCTCATTGGAACAAGATCGGCCATTTTCGCTCCCTTCCGCTCCCTTGGCTTAATTATCGTTGATGAAGAACACGAAAGTTCTTTCAAACAAGAAGAGAGTCCCAGGTATCACGGAAGAGACGTAGCCGTCATGCGTGGTCGGCTAGAGGGAAGTCTTGTTCTTTTAGGTTCAGCAACCCCTTCGCTGGAATCTTATTACAATGCCCTCAATGCCAAGTATAACTTGGTCGAGCTTAAAAAGAGGGTAGAAGAAAGAAAACTGCCCCTGGTGAGTATCATCGACCTAAGAAAACAAAAACAGCGGGCTTCTAAAACCGAAACCCAAAAACCTTTATCGAATACAGAAGAATTAATCTCCAGGGAACTTAAGGAAGCGATTGAAAAAAGGTTGGACAAAAAAGAGCAAGTTATTCTCTACATTAATCATCGGGGATATTCTTCCTCCCTTCAATGTTCTAGCTGTGGATATGTATTGCCTTGTCCAAACTGTTCGATTTCCTTGAGTTATCATAAAATTCCCGGGGTTTTAAACTGCCATCTCTGCAATTACAGCTCTTCTTTTCCTTCGTTTTGTCCCGTTTGCAAGGCCGGAAAATTTAAGTTTCTTGGAAGTGGTACTGAAAAAGTCGAGGAATCCATACGAAAATTGTTCCCTGCGGCAAGAATTCTCAGGATGGATTCGGATACAATAAGGAAAAAGGGAGATTTAGAGCAGGCCCTGAGAGCATTCAGCCAGCATGATTATGATATCCTTGTAGGCACCCAGATGGTCGCCAAGGGCCTGGATTTTCCCCATGTCAGCTTAGTCGGCATTGTTTCTATCGACAGCCTCCTTCACCTTCCTGATTTCCGAGCCTCGGAAAAAAGCTTTCAACAACTCCTTCAAGTTTCAGGTCGATCCGGAAGAGGAAGCATCGAGGGAGAGGTTTATATACAGACACGAACTCCCTATCATCCCGCTATTCAATTTGCAAGACATCATGATTATCTCGGCTTTGCCGAGCAAGAATTGGAATTTAGGAAAAGCCTTTCCTATCCTCCTTTCTATAGGGCGATCATGATCCGCTTTGTCGGTAATCCAGAAGAAAAAGTAAAATACTTAGCCCAGGTTTTAACCAGGGAAATCAAGGAAAAGATTGAAGATGATACAACCCTTGTTGGAACCCCCTCTCCAGCACCGATCGTCAAGGTCAAAAGCCAATATCATTACCAGTTGTTCATTCGCTCCTTGAAGGTCTTGGAAGCCAGTCAAAAACTAAGGGAAATTCTTTTAGACAGAAAGGAAACATTAGGTATTACCCTTAGAATAGACATCGATCCCCAAGACCTTCTCAAATGA
- the kdpB gene encoding potassium-transporting ATPase subunit KdpB produces the protein MKTLKSPSFWNYSLILEAIKDAFFKLNPLSLWKNPVIFVTEIGALVTTIEIPRSSEPLLFTSQICLWLWFTVLFANFAEAIAESRGKAQAESLKKSRTITVAKKLVNGKEEMVNAQELKKGDIVVCVAGDTIPSDGEVIEGAATVDESAITGESAPVIRESGGDRSAVTGGTRVISDRIVIRITSEPGNTFLDRMIDMVEGAKRQKTPNEIALTILLASLTFIFLLVVLTLVPFLKYSHLPVSIPILSSLMVCLIPTTIGGLLSAIGIAGIDRLVQHNVIATSGRAVEAAGDIDVLLLDKTGTITLGNRMATQFIPAPGIDHFRLVDAAQLASLADETPEGRSIVILAKEKHGLRGREVLDNRAKFIPFSAKTRMSGVDFYSADGSCCERKIRKGAMDAIEEYLQETGGTFPQPVKEIVATVAKTGGTPLVVVEGKEVLGVIELKDIVKGGIRERFARLRKMGIKTIMITGDNPLTAAAIAAEAGVDDFMAQVTPEQKLKRIRQEQAQGHLVAMAGDGTNDAPALAQADVGVAMNTGTQAAREAGNMVDLDSNPTKLIEIVEIGKQLLITRGALTTFSIANDVAKYFAIIPAMLISTFPEISPLNIMHLRTPESAILSAVIFNALIIVSLIPIALKGVKLKTISSEALLIKNILIYGLGGIIAPFIGIKIIDELLFFLHLA, from the coding sequence ATGAAAACTTTAAAGTCTCCTTCTTTCTGGAATTATTCCCTTATTCTTGAGGCTATCAAAGATGCTTTTTTTAAACTCAATCCTCTTAGCCTTTGGAAAAACCCGGTCATTTTCGTAACCGAAATCGGGGCCTTGGTGACCACGATTGAAATTCCCCGTTCCTCCGAACCTCTCCTTTTTACTTCCCAGATCTGTCTCTGGTTATGGTTTACCGTTTTGTTTGCCAATTTTGCCGAGGCGATAGCCGAAAGTCGAGGGAAAGCCCAAGCAGAGAGTTTAAAAAAGAGTAGGACGATCACGGTCGCCAAAAAGCTCGTTAATGGAAAAGAAGAAATGGTCAATGCCCAAGAGCTAAAAAAAGGTGACATCGTCGTTTGCGTGGCCGGAGATACGATCCCTTCGGATGGCGAAGTGATAGAAGGGGCTGCAACGGTAGATGAATCAGCCATAACCGGGGAGTCTGCACCTGTAATCCGAGAAAGCGGTGGAGATAGAAGTGCGGTTACAGGGGGCACAAGGGTAATCAGCGATCGGATTGTCATAAGAATTACTTCTGAGCCGGGAAACACTTTCCTGGACCGGATGATCGATATGGTTGAAGGGGCAAAAAGACAAAAAACCCCTAACGAAATTGCTTTGACCATACTCTTGGCTTCTCTAACCTTTATCTTCTTATTGGTTGTCCTTACTCTTGTTCCCTTTTTAAAATATTCCCATCTTCCCGTATCGATTCCCATCTTATCGAGCCTGATGGTTTGCCTGATCCCTACAACTATCGGGGGATTGCTCAGTGCTATCGGTATTGCAGGGATCGATAGGCTGGTCCAGCATAACGTCATAGCTACCAGCGGCCGAGCGGTGGAAGCCGCCGGCGATATCGATGTGCTTCTGCTTGATAAAACGGGCACGATTACCCTTGGCAACCGCATGGCTACCCAATTTATACCTGCGCCGGGCATAGATCATTTTAGGCTTGTCGATGCTGCACAACTGGCCAGCCTTGCCGATGAAACTCCCGAAGGAAGATCGATTGTTATCTTGGCGAAAGAAAAACATGGATTAAGAGGCAGGGAAGTGCTCGACAACCGCGCCAAGTTCATTCCTTTCTCCGCCAAAACCCGTATGAGTGGTGTCGATTTTTATTCTGCCGACGGCTCCTGTTGCGAAAGAAAAATACGCAAAGGGGCAATGGATGCCATTGAAGAATATTTGCAGGAGACAGGGGGCACATTCCCCCAGCCGGTAAAAGAAATTGTCGCAACAGTAGCCAAAACCGGGGGAACTCCTCTAGTCGTCGTTGAAGGCAAAGAGGTACTTGGGGTCATTGAGCTTAAGGACATCGTCAAAGGAGGAATCCGGGAGCGTTTTGCAAGGCTCAGGAAAATGGGCATTAAAACCATCATGATCACGGGTGATAACCCCCTGACGGCAGCGGCTATAGCAGCAGAAGCGGGGGTAGACGATTTCATGGCCCAAGTCACTCCTGAACAAAAGCTTAAAAGGATCAGGCAAGAACAAGCCCAAGGCCATCTTGTTGCCATGGCCGGGGATGGGACAAATGATGCTCCCGCTTTAGCCCAAGCCGATGTGGGAGTGGCCATGAACACAGGAACTCAAGCGGCAAGAGAGGCGGGAAACATGGTTGATCTCGATAGCAATCCGACGAAACTCATAGAAATTGTTGAAATCGGCAAACAACTTCTCATCACCCGGGGAGCATTAACCACTTTTAGCATCGCCAATGACGTGGCTAAATATTTTGCCATCATTCCTGCCATGCTCATCTCCACCTTTCCTGAAATCTCTCCCCTTAACATTATGCACCTGCGTACTCCCGAAAGCGCCATTCTCAGTGCCGTTATATTTAATGCTCTTATCATTGTTTCACTCATCCCCATTGCCCTGAAAGGCGTCAAACTAAAAACGATTTCATCCGAGGCACTCTTGATCAAAAATATTTTAATTTATGGACTTGGGGGGATCATCGCCCCCTTTATCGGGATAAAAATCATCGACGAGTTGTTATTTTTTCTCCATCTTGCCTAG
- a CDS encoding dodecin yields MTTDKIYKIVHVVGISDESIQQAVRNAIERAGKTLRNLDWFEVNEIRGSIKEGKPVFQVEVRIGFRLED; encoded by the coding sequence ATGACAACAGATAAGATATACAAGATCGTCCATGTGGTCGGCATTTCCGATGAGAGTATTCAGCAAGCGGTGCGTAATGCTATTGAAAGGGCGGGGAAAACCCTCCGCAACCTGGATTGGTTTGAGGTGAATGAAATCAGGGGATCAATTAAAGAGGGCAAGCCCGTATTCCAAGTTGAAGTAAGAATTGGTTTTAGATTGGAAGACTGA
- a CDS encoding nucleoside deaminase, whose amino-acid sequence MATLDASIPEDNEKHNYWLRLALKLAQYGSEQGEGGPFGAVVVLQEEAIGLAHNEVLSRLDPTAHAEILAIQRAAKKISHFDLEGSIIYTSCEPCPMCLSAIYWAGISKVYYACGKEDVQGIGFRDAFLYEELGKPVCQRKIQAIQLLREEGIAILQNWEKSPLKILY is encoded by the coding sequence ATGGCAACCTTGGATGCTTCCATTCCGGAGGACAATGAAAAACATAACTACTGGTTGAGACTTGCTTTAAAACTAGCCCAATACGGCTCGGAACAAGGAGAAGGAGGACCTTTCGGAGCCGTAGTGGTTTTGCAGGAGGAAGCCATAGGACTTGCTCATAATGAAGTGTTATCCCGTCTCGACCCGACAGCCCATGCAGAAATTCTTGCCATTCAAAGAGCAGCCAAAAAAATTTCCCACTTTGATCTGGAGGGATCGATTATTTATACAAGCTGCGAACCTTGCCCGATGTGTCTTTCTGCAATATACTGGGCGGGGATAAGCAAAGTTTATTACGCTTGCGGCAAGGAAGATGTTCAAGGCATCGGTTTTCGAGACGCTTTCCTTTACGAAGAACTGGGCAAGCCCGTTTGCCAAAGAAAAATCCAGGCTATCCAGCTTTTGAGAGAGGAAGGAATCGCTATCCTCCAAAACTGGGAAAAATCCCCTTTGAAAATTCTTTACTAA
- a CDS encoding pyridoxamine 5'-phosphate oxidase family protein: protein MGKSYKEITPELKDFILGQKIFFVATATSSSRINISPKGLDTLRILSPQKLLWLNLTGSGNETAAHLQVDGRITLMFCSFEGAPLILRLYGKGKAIHPWEKRWEELIGRFPSLPGSRQIIEMSVDLVSTSCGFGVPLFQFMGNREELIRWSNKKGEKGIRKYWLEKNAKSIDGLPTEFSQPPESLTCHFPNHSQP from the coding sequence ATGGGAAAAAGCTACAAGGAAATTACTCCTGAACTGAAAGATTTTATACTCGGTCAAAAAATTTTTTTTGTGGCCACGGCTACCTCTTCCAGTCGAATTAATATTTCTCCAAAAGGTCTGGATACCCTGCGCATTTTGAGCCCTCAAAAGCTCCTCTGGCTCAACCTGACCGGAAGTGGGAATGAGACCGCTGCCCATCTTCAAGTCGATGGGCGCATAACTCTGATGTTTTGTTCTTTCGAAGGGGCTCCCCTGATTTTGAGGCTTTATGGAAAAGGCAAAGCGATCCATCCATGGGAAAAAAGGTGGGAAGAATTGATCGGCCGTTTCCCTTCGCTTCCCGGTTCAAGGCAGATTATCGAAATGTCCGTCGATTTGGTGAGCACTTCCTGTGGATTTGGCGTTCCTTTATTTCAATTCATGGGAAACAGAGAAGAGCTTATCCGCTGGTCAAATAAGAAAGGAGAAAAGGGCATACGAAAATACTGGCTGGAAAAAAACGCCAAGAGTATTGACGGCCTTCCCACGGAATTTTCACAACCTCCAGAATCTCTCACATGCCATTTCCCCAACCATAGTCAACCTTGA
- the kdpC gene encoding K(+)-transporting ATPase subunit C: MKIFSLLILSLKITFLLTLLLGGLYPLAVFIVGKIFFPYQSEGSLIKDATGNVIGSALIGQKFDSPWYFHSRPSASDYDGLSSGGSNLAPSSLALIDTLRERTLRYRKENALSPTTPVPSDAVCASASGLDPHISFENGLLQVPRVAHERKADPKSIEELLRKHTEAPTWGILGERVVNVLLLNLELDKRYPKKIGY, encoded by the coding sequence ATGAAAATATTTTCTTTGTTGATCCTTTCTTTAAAAATCACCTTCTTGTTAACCCTTCTCCTTGGCGGGCTCTATCCTCTTGCTGTTTTTATCGTTGGGAAAATTTTTTTCCCTTACCAATCTGAAGGAAGCTTGATTAAAGATGCAACGGGAAATGTAATCGGTTCGGCCTTGATAGGCCAGAAATTCGACTCCCCCTGGTATTTTCATTCCAGGCCTTCAGCTTCAGACTATGATGGCTTGAGTTCTGGAGGCTCAAATCTCGCTCCCTCTTCCTTAGCCTTGATCGATACCCTAAGAGAAAGGACGCTAAGATATAGAAAGGAAAACGCCCTTTCTCCCACAACCCCTGTTCCTTCCGATGCGGTCTGTGCATCGGCAAGTGGTTTAGACCCTCATATCAGCTTTGAAAACGGCCTTCTTCAAGTTCCCCGAGTCGCCCACGAAAGGAAAGCAGATCCAAAGTCCATCGAAGAGCTGCTGCGCAAACATACGGAGGCTCCCACTTGGGGGATACTGGGTGAACGGGTGGTGAATGTGCTCCTGCTCAATCTTGAACTCGACAAACGCTATCCAAAAAAGATAGGTTATTAA
- a CDS encoding c-type cytochrome, whose translation MQLGWLEITLFSIVLTIVVSALFVRGKNWLDPGFWAVFALVGSLVMFSVLWLLTFDSLKKMSFGSKRVPSPTVINHRVGYSYDPDRKMFVPTIGEEELFFGKKWSEKEAFQLITKGKLAIQSRNCMDCHTLLGNGAYFAPDLTKSWLDPKWDTMIKPMVGAETKEEAISKWLQNPEYYATWQRRMPNLKIDDQEARAIVGYLKFMSAIDTNGFPDHFGQSALAY comes from the coding sequence ATGCAATTGGGATGGCTAGAAATCACCCTTTTTTCCATTGTCCTGACCATTGTTGTTTCGGCTCTATTTGTCCGAGGGAAAAATTGGCTTGATCCCGGCTTTTGGGCTGTTTTTGCTCTTGTCGGCTCCCTGGTCATGTTCAGCGTCCTTTGGTTATTGACTTTTGACAGCTTGAAAAAAATGTCGTTTGGATCGAAAAGAGTGCCTTCGCCAACGGTGATTAACCACCGGGTTGGCTATAGCTATGATCCCGATAGGAAAATGTTTGTTCCTACCATAGGTGAAGAGGAGCTGTTTTTTGGTAAGAAATGGTCCGAAAAGGAAGCTTTTCAACTGATTACCAAGGGGAAATTGGCGATCCAGAGTCGAAATTGCATGGATTGCCATACTCTTTTGGGCAACGGGGCTTATTTTGCTCCTGATCTAACAAAATCCTGGCTCGATCCCAAGTGGGATACGATGATCAAACCAATGGTTGGTGCAGAAACAAAAGAAGAAGCGATATCCAAATGGCTTCAAAATCCGGAGTATTATGCGACCTGGCAAAGGAGGATGCCCAATTTGAAAATCGATGATCAAGAAGCAAGAGCGATTGTCGGATACCTCAAGTTCATGTCGGCTATAGATACAAACGGCTTCCCCGATCATTTTGGTCAATCCGCTTTAGCTTATTGA
- the kdpF gene encoding K(+)-transporting ATPase subunit F yields MLVFLLCLSICLLIYLLAVILWPEKF; encoded by the coding sequence ATGCTTGTTTTTCTGCTTTGCCTTTCGATCTGTCTTCTCATTTACTTGTTGGCCGTAATCCTATGGCCTGAGAAATTTTAG